A DNA window from Nitrospira sp. contains the following coding sequences:
- a CDS encoding conserved exported protein of unknown function (Evidence 4 : Unknown function but conserved in other organisms; MaGe:77310675) — protein sequence MMKRLLEAGSLAFAVVLTVAPQVLANEAHGDGPPDYSGITGLYYVMIGGILAYGVYDTFLKKS from the coding sequence ATGATGAAGAGATTACTGGAAGCAGGAAGCTTGGCGTTCGCGGTCGTACTCACGGTCGCTCCGCAGGTCCTGGCAAACGAAGCGCATGGCGATGGTCCCCCAGACTACAGCGGCATCACCGGATTGTACTATGTCATGATTGGTGGAATCCTGGCATACGGTGTGTACGACACATTTCTGAAAAAGTCGTAA